One Mycolicibacterium crocinum DNA window includes the following coding sequences:
- a CDS encoding three-helix bundle dimerization domain-containing protein, whose product MLIEQVIDRLAAAYSEVPRDDVAQTVTNVHHRFENSRIREFVPLLVERRARAELSGSDAQLVLSS is encoded by the coding sequence ATGTTGATCGAACAGGTCATCGACCGCCTTGCTGCCGCCTACTCAGAAGTACCGCGCGACGATGTGGCGCAGACCGTCACCAATGTCCACCATCGCTTTGAGAACAGCAGGATTCGCGAATTCGTGCCGCTTCTAGTCGAGCGCCGCGCCCGGGCAGAGCTATCCGGCAGCGACGCTCAACTCGTCTTGTCGTCGTAA
- a CDS encoding TetR/AcrR family transcriptional regulator, whose protein sequence is MTKARDGEATRSRILAEARSQFGERGFERTTIRSIATAAGVDPALVMHYFGSKAELFAAASRLAITFPDLAGVAPDRVIDLVLPLFVDVWGPHGPFLPLLRSAATNRVAADALLGVFVDQVSPALAAVVPDRPAERAALVGSQMLGLAVGRYVLGIPPLVAMDDATLAEWLRPVVAHYLSDPAP, encoded by the coding sequence ATGACGAAGGCGCGCGACGGCGAGGCGACTCGTTCGCGGATCCTGGCCGAAGCGCGATCCCAGTTCGGCGAGCGAGGCTTCGAGCGCACAACCATCCGCTCGATCGCCACGGCCGCGGGTGTAGATCCCGCGCTGGTCATGCACTACTTCGGCAGCAAGGCCGAGCTGTTCGCCGCCGCGTCCCGGCTCGCGATCACGTTTCCCGACCTGGCCGGCGTCGCACCCGATCGCGTCATCGACCTGGTGCTGCCGTTGTTCGTCGACGTGTGGGGACCGCACGGGCCGTTCCTGCCGCTATTGCGCTCTGCGGCCACCAACCGGGTCGCCGCCGATGCGCTGCTCGGCGTCTTCGTCGACCAGGTGAGTCCGGCGCTCGCGGCGGTCGTGCCGGACCGGCCAGCCGAGCGGGCCGCCCTCGTGGGCTCACAGATGCTGGGGTTGGCGGTCGGACGCTATGTGCTGGGCATACCACCGCTGGTGGCCATGGACGACGCGACGCTCGCCGAGTGGCTGCGGCCGGTTGTGGCGCACTACCTCAGCGATCCGGCGCCGTGA
- a CDS encoding TIGR03086 family metal-binding protein, which translates to MADELTPGPDAPPTDELASAEASLQVLQQVVHGIASDDLKKQTPCREFDVAGLTDHLLNSITLLGGAAGAQLPERDPNDSVERQIIAAARPAVDAWRRRGLDGTVPFGDNEAPARYMAGILSLEFLVHAWDYAAAINRPIKAPDSLTDYVTGLAQRIITPEGRVRAGFDDPVDVAAHASKLDRLVAFTGRAPVSG; encoded by the coding sequence ATGGCTGACGAACTGACCCCAGGACCGGACGCTCCGCCCACCGACGAACTGGCCAGTGCCGAAGCATCGCTACAGGTTCTGCAACAAGTGGTGCACGGTATTGCTTCCGATGATTTGAAAAAGCAGACGCCGTGCCGCGAGTTCGATGTCGCGGGGCTCACCGATCACCTGCTGAACTCGATTACGCTGCTGGGCGGTGCCGCCGGCGCACAACTTCCCGAGCGCGATCCAAACGACTCCGTCGAGCGTCAGATCATCGCCGCGGCTCGACCCGCGGTGGACGCGTGGCGGCGCCGCGGACTCGACGGCACCGTTCCGTTCGGCGACAACGAGGCGCCCGCACGCTACATGGCCGGTATTCTCTCGCTCGAATTCCTGGTTCACGCTTGGGATTACGCGGCGGCGATCAACCGCCCGATCAAGGCACCGGATTCGTTGACCGACTACGTGACGGGCCTGGCGCAGCGCATCATCACCCCGGAGGGCCGGGTCAGAGCGGGCTTCGACGACCCGGTGGACGTGGCCGCGCACGCCTCGAAGCTGGACCGGCTGGTGGCCTTCACCGGGCGAGCGCCCGTCAGCGGCTAG
- the epsC gene encoding serine O-acetyltransferase EpsC — MGLLSTLREDLSNARGHDPAARGDVENALVYSGLHAIWSHRLAHRLWAKPALRGAARVLSQFTRFATGIEIHPGATIGRRFFIDHGMGVVIGETAEIGDDVMLYHGVTLGGRSLEHGKRHPTLGNRVVVGAGAKILGPLVIGDDSAIGANAVVTHDVPADSIATGIPAVVRGRTEKQREQLVDPTTYVDPAMYI, encoded by the coding sequence ATGGGCCTGCTGTCGACACTGCGTGAAGACTTGAGCAACGCGCGCGGCCATGACCCGGCTGCACGGGGTGACGTCGAGAACGCGTTGGTCTACTCGGGCCTGCATGCGATCTGGTCGCATCGGCTGGCGCACCGCCTGTGGGCCAAGCCGGCGCTTCGTGGCGCGGCACGTGTGCTGTCGCAGTTCACCCGGTTCGCCACCGGGATCGAAATCCACCCCGGCGCCACCATCGGCCGCCGATTCTTCATCGACCACGGAATGGGCGTGGTGATCGGCGAGACCGCGGAGATCGGTGACGACGTGATGCTCTATCACGGCGTCACGCTCGGCGGACGCTCGCTGGAACACGGTAAGCGCCACCCCACGCTCGGCAACCGCGTGGTCGTCGGTGCTGGAGCAAAGATATTGGGCCCGTTGGTGATTGGCGATGACAGCGCTATCGGCGCGAACGCCGTCGTCACTCACGACGTGCCGGCGGATTCGATCGCCACGGGCATCCCCGCCGTCGTGCGTGGGCGTACCGAGAAGCAACGCGAGCAACTGGTGGATCCGACGACCTACGTCGACCCCGCCATGTACATCTGA
- the hisC gene encoding histidinol-phosphate transaminase, which yields MTARLRPELADLPAYTPGKTVLGAIKLASNETVHGPLPGVRAAIAASAETINRYPDNGYVELKEHLAKHLNFAPENIAVGCGSVSLCQQLIQITSSVGDEVIFGWRSFEIYPLQVRVAGATPIQVPLRDYTFDLDAMRAAITDRTRLIFVCNPNNPTSTVVDPDELARFVAAVPSDVLIAIDEAYVEYIRDGMLPDSLGLARSYPNVVVLRTFSKAYGLAGLRVGYAVGDPDVITALGKVYVPFSATTVSQAAAIASLNAADELLARTDAVVAERRRVCAALTGFGYTFPPTQANFVWLPLSPEETPDFVEQAADSRILVRPYGTDGVRVTIGAPEENDAFLTFARAWIASR from the coding sequence ATGACCGCCCGCCTGCGCCCCGAACTGGCCGATCTACCGGCCTACACCCCGGGCAAAACGGTGTTGGGCGCGATCAAGCTGGCCAGTAACGAGACCGTGCATGGACCGCTGCCCGGTGTGCGTGCGGCCATCGCCGCCTCGGCCGAGACCATCAACCGCTATCCCGACAACGGCTACGTGGAGCTCAAAGAGCACCTGGCCAAGCATCTGAACTTCGCCCCGGAGAATATCGCCGTCGGCTGCGGCTCGGTGAGCCTGTGCCAGCAGCTCATCCAGATCACCTCGTCAGTCGGCGACGAGGTGATCTTCGGCTGGCGCAGCTTCGAGATCTATCCCCTGCAGGTGCGCGTGGCCGGCGCCACCCCGATCCAGGTGCCGCTGCGTGACTACACCTTCGACCTCGACGCCATGCGGGCCGCGATCACCGACCGGACTCGCCTCATCTTCGTCTGCAATCCCAACAACCCGACCTCCACTGTCGTCGACCCCGACGAGCTGGCCCGCTTCGTCGCCGCTGTGCCGTCGGACGTCCTCATCGCCATCGACGAGGCCTACGTCGAGTACATCCGCGACGGCATGCTGCCCGACAGTCTCGGGCTCGCTCGCAGTTATCCCAATGTCGTTGTGCTGCGCACCTTTTCGAAGGCGTACGGGCTTGCCGGACTGCGCGTCGGCTACGCCGTCGGCGATCCGGACGTGATCACCGCGCTGGGCAAGGTCTACGTGCCCTTCAGCGCGACCACCGTCTCACAGGCCGCCGCGATCGCCTCACTGAACGCCGCCGACGAACTGCTGGCCCGCACCGACGCGGTGGTCGCCGAGCGGCGCAGGGTCTGCGCCGCACTCACCGGGTTCGGCTATACCTTCCCCCCGACGCAGGCCAACTTCGTCTGGCTGCCGCTGTCGCCGGAGGAAACTCCCGATTTCGTCGAGCAGGCCGCCGACTCACGCATCTTGGTCCGCCCATACGGCACAGACGGCGTCCGGGTGACCATCGGCGCCCCCGAGGAGAACGACGCGTTCCTGACGTTCGCGAGGGCGTGGATCGCTAGCCGCTGA
- the cysK gene encoding cysteine synthase A encodes MGKIYDNVTELVGRTPLVRLNRLTEGLDAQVAVKLEFYNPANSVKDRIGVAIIDAAEASGELKPGGTIVEATSGNTGIALAMVGAARGYKVILTMPETMSTERRVMLRAYGAEIVLTPGSEGMAGAVEKSRQIIAETDNAVSANQFGNPANPAIHEKTTAEEVWEDTDGKIDIFVAGIGTGGTVTGVGHVLKKRKPGVQIVGVEPKDSPLLTEGKAGPHKIQGMGANFVPEVLDRDAYDEIVDVELDDAIRVARDLGTAEGILGGISSGAIVWAALEIAKRPENAGKLIVAVVCDYGERYISTPLFEHIRD; translated from the coding sequence ATGGGCAAGATCTATGACAACGTCACCGAGCTGGTCGGCCGGACCCCGCTGGTCCGACTCAACCGGTTGACCGAAGGCCTCGACGCCCAGGTCGCGGTCAAACTCGAGTTCTACAACCCGGCCAACAGCGTCAAGGATCGGATCGGTGTCGCCATCATCGACGCGGCCGAGGCGTCCGGCGAGCTCAAGCCCGGTGGCACGATCGTCGAGGCCACCAGCGGCAACACCGGCATCGCCCTGGCAATGGTCGGCGCGGCTCGTGGCTACAAGGTGATCCTGACGATGCCGGAGACGATGTCCACCGAACGTCGCGTGATGCTGCGCGCCTACGGCGCCGAGATCGTGCTGACCCCCGGTTCCGAAGGGATGGCCGGCGCGGTGGAGAAATCGCGCCAGATCATCGCCGAGACCGACAACGCCGTCTCGGCGAACCAATTCGGCAACCCGGCCAATCCGGCGATCCATGAGAAGACCACCGCCGAAGAGGTCTGGGAGGACACCGACGGCAAGATCGACATCTTCGTCGCAGGTATCGGCACCGGCGGCACCGTCACCGGGGTCGGACACGTCCTCAAGAAGCGCAAGCCCGGCGTCCAGATCGTCGGGGTCGAGCCCAAGGACTCCCCACTGCTCACGGAGGGCAAGGCCGGCCCGCACAAGATTCAGGGCATGGGAGCCAACTTCGTTCCGGAGGTGCTCGACCGCGACGCCTACGACGAGATCGTCGACGTCGAACTCGACGATGCCATCCGGGTGGCACGGGATCTGGGAACCGCCGAAGGCATCCTGGGTGGGATCTCGTCGGGCGCGATCGTGTGGGCCGCACTGGAGATCGCCAAGCGTCCGGAGAACGCCGGCAAGCTGATCGTGGCGGTGGTGTGTGACTACGGCGAGCGCTACATCTCCACACCGCTTTTCGAGCACATCAGGGACTGA